In the genome of Achromobacter sp. MFA1 R4, the window CCCGCGCAGTCCCTAAACGCCGTGCGGGTGAAGGAGATAGTGCACGACCGGCGCCAGGCCTTCCAGCGGCGGCGCGCCGGCCACCACGCGCGCGGCGCTCGTCCAGGGGTAGTCCAGCGCCAGCAGCCAGCCGAACACGGCCGCCGTGTCGCCGGGCGGCAGGGTCACCATGGTTTCGATCGTGATGGTCAGCCGCTTGGCGCGGTACGGGTCGGGCTGGAATACCCAGTCGTAGCGGCCACAGCCCACGCGCACGTTGCCGGTGGCCTTCTCCGTCATGCCGACCAGCCAGTCGCACTGGTAATCGGGCAGGCGCGCGTCCGCGTCGGGACGCGACAGGAAGAAGGTGTAGACGTTGTCGTAGGTCTGGCCGAACTTGCGCACCAGCGTATCGGTGATGGCGGCCAGGCCGTGCGACTCGGGCGGAAAGGCGATGGCCTGTGTGCGCAGCGCCATCTTCAGCACGGCGTCCGGCGCGAAGGCGCGGGCCATGTAATGCGGGCGGTTCTCGTCCTTGGCGTGAAAATAGTCGCGCAATACGGACTCGGTGCAGGCGGGGAACAACGAATCGGTGGGCATTGCGAGGGCTTCCGTTCAGGTGTCAGGAGTAGGGGTCAGGGCTTTCTGACCGGATCGAACCATTTCGTGATGTTGGGCGGCTCGTAAATGGCATAGCGATCCAGCAGCAAGGCGGGGTCTTCCTCAACCACCAGCATGTCGCGATGCTGGGGACGGATGAATGCTTCTTCCACGGAGTGGTTGATGAATTGCATCAGGGCATCGTAATACCCCGCGATGTTGAGCAATCCGCAGGGCTTCTGGTGCATGTTGAGCTGCGCCCAGGTCCACACCTCGAAAAACTCTTCCAGCGTGCCGGCGCCGCCTGGCAGGGCGACGAAGCCGTCGGCCTTCTCCATCATCATCGCCTTGCGTTCGTGCATGTTCTGCACCATGTGCAGCTCCGTCAGCCCCAGGTGCGCCTGTTCTTTCTTGAGCAGCAGTTCCGGGATCACGCCGATCACGCGGCCGCCGGCGGCCAGCACCTCGTTGGCCACCACGCCCATGATGCCGACCACCGAGCCGCCGTACACCAGGCCCAGGTCGCGCTTGACGAGTTCACGGGCCAGCACACGCGCCTGCTCGACGTAGTCCGGCCGGGTGCCGGGGTTGGAACCGCAATACACGCAGATATTCTTGAGATTCATAAACAAGGGGTCAGAGGGCCGGCCGCGTTACAGATTGCGTCACGCCGCCTTTTCGCGAAGCCGATAGTTTACGCAAGGTTGAGAGGGACCCTTGCCCGGGCGCGGCGCCGTCGAACCCGCGATGCGGGCAATGTTTGGACACAGCATGTTCCGGCACGGCCGGTAGACTGGGGATTGCTAATACGACTGGAAGTCCAGCGTCGTGCTGCTTTCACGGACTATGAGGAGCCTACGATATGGAACAAGCAACCCGCACCCCGCAGCAGGCCAAGCGTCCTTTCGATATGGATGTGCAGGCGATCCGCGCCAAGGCGCGCAAGGACATCGAGTCCGGCGCCATCACCGATACCTATCGGGCTGATCGCGAAACCGTGCTGAAGCTGCTGAACGAAGCGCTGGCCACGGAGGTGGTCTGTGTGCTGCGCTACAAGCGCCACCACTTCATGGCTCGCGGCTTGAACGCCGAGCCCGTCGCCGCGGAATTCGCCGAGCACGCGGCGCAGGAACAGGAACATGCCGACAAGCTGGCCGAGCGCATCGTGCAGCTCGGCGGCGAGCCGAACCTGTCGCCCAAGGGCCTGCTGGAGCGCAGCCACTCGGAATACGTCGAAGGCAATTCGCTGGAAGAGATGATCAAGGAAAACCTGATCGCCGAGCGCATCGCCATCGACAGCTATCGCCAGATGATCGAATACATCGGTGAACAGGATTCCACCACGCGCCGCCTGCTGGAGGAGATCCTGGCGGTGGAAGAGGAACACGCCGACGACCTGTCGGACTTCCTGGCCAAGTCGTGATGAGGCAGTGACCGTCCGCGCGGCCGCTTGAGCCGCCGGTCAAAACGCCGGCCGGCGCGTGTTGACGCGCCGGCCGGCGTTTTTTTTCGAAGTCAGATCGCGTCGGCCCAGAGATCGTATTCGTCGGAATCGGTGACGCGCACGCGCACCATGTCGCCCGCCTTCAGGGGCTGGTCCGAGCTGACGTAGACGCAGCCATCGATTTCCGGCGCGTCGCCCGCGCTGCGGCCCACGGCGCCGTCCTCGTCGACTTCGTCGATCAGCACGTCGATCTCGCGGCCGACCTTGCGCGCCAGGCGCTGCGTCGAGATGGTCTGCTGCAACGCCATGAAGCGTTCCCAGCGGTCCTGCTTGACGTCGTCCGGCACCGGATCGTCCAGCAGATTGGCGGGCGCACCCTCGACCGGCGAATACTGGAAACAGCCCACGCGGTCGAGCTGCGCCTCCTGCATCCAGTCCAGCAGGTACTGGAAGTCTTCCTCGGTTTCGCCGGGAAAACCCACGATGAACGTCGAGCGGATCGTCAGGTCCGGACAGATCTCGCGCCAGCGCTTGATGCGCGCGAGCGTCTTGTCTTCGAAGGCCGGGCGCTTCATCGCCTTCAGGATGCGCGGGCTGGCGTGCTGGAAGGGGATGTCCAGGTAGGGCAGGATCTTGCCCTCGGCCATCAGCGGGATCACCTCGTCCACGTGCGGGTACGGGTACACATAGTGCAGCCGCGTCCACACGCCCATTTCGGACAGGGCCACACAGAGCTCGGTCATGCGCGTCTTGACCGGGCGGCCGTTCCAGAAGCCGCTGCGGTACTTCATGTCCACGCCATACGCGCTGGTGTCCTGCGAGATCACCAGCAGTTCCTTCACGCCCGCCTTCACCAGGCGCTCGGCTTCGTTCAGCACGTCGCCCACCGGACGGCTGACCAGGTCGCCGCGCATCGAGGGGATGATGCAGAAACTGCAACGATGGTTGCAGCCTTCCGAAATCTTCAGATAGGCATAGTGGCGCGGCGTGAGCTTGACGCCCTGCGGCGGCACCAGGTCCACGTACGGGTTGTGGTCCTTGTTGGGCGGCGCGGCGCTGTGCACGGCGCGCACCACCTCTTCATATTGCTGGGGACCGGTCACCGACAGCACGCTGGGATGCACGTCGCGGATCACCGATTCCTCGACGCCCATGCAGCCGGTCACGATGACCTTGCCGTTCTCGGCGATGGCCTCGCCGATGGCTTCCAGCGATTCGGCCTTGGCGCTGTCGATGAACCCACAGGTGTTGACCACGACGACGTCCGCGTCGTTGTATTCGGGCGTGACTTCGTACCCTTCGGTGCGCAGCTGGGTCAGGATGCGTTCGGAGTCGACCAGGGCCTTGGGACAGCCCAGCGACACGAAGCCCACGCGGGGCGCGCGGCCGGGAGCCGCTCCTTGCGCCGCCGTCGCGATCGCGTCCAGGGTCGAGCTGTTGCCGTTGCTGGCGGCGCTGCCGGCGCCTTTGCCGGGCCGGGATCGTTCAAGAATTTCCAATCTGGTTCACCGTAGGTTCGCGCACGGGCATAGGCGGTGCGGCGGGGTAATCGTCAAAGGGTCGGGATCAGGCCGTCGCGTCCTGCGAGGTCAGGTCGCGCAGCGTTTCCGGATACAGCATGGCCACCCGCAGCAATGTCTGCGCGGCGCCCGAGGGGTTGCGCCGGCCTTGCTCCCAATCCTGCAAGGTGCGCACGCTCACGCCCAGCAACGCCGCGAAATCCGCCTGCGGCAGGCCGACGCGATTGCGCGCTTCGCTGATATGCGATGCCTGCCACCGGACGGACCGGGCAGGCTGGACAGCCTTATTCATGACTCAATCAATGGGATGGACGGCGCGGCGATTTCTCCGCCCACCGATTCCAGGCAGACGGGCGCACCGTGGGCGAGGGCGCAGTAGCGCGGGATTATACGGCATTGCCGTAGGCAGGTGAAGCAGGCTCGGCTCGGGCCGCGCTGCCCGGAAGCAGGAACGCCGGTCACCATCTGGGCCATGAGCGTTGCCGGATGATGGCGAATTCGGACGGCGCTGATCGACCTGAGCTTTCTTTTCCATCACATTTGGCCCTACATCTATAGGGGCATTGAAATGAAGGTGGTTGCGCGACGAAAGAGTGGACTGGAAAAATGGCAGGATGGCATCAATAGAGCGGTGGGCGACGTCAAATGGAATGAATGGGACTGCGAAGTACAAAGGGCCGTCAACGAGTACAACCGTCATCTTTCCACCACTCCTGGCTTCAGATCGCTCGATTGGCAGCTCATCAAAGCAATGATTTGGGTCGAGACGGGTGCGGAAAGCAAAAAATGGGCGACCAATCCGATGCAAATCGGAAATCCAGGTGATCCGGGATTGAAAGCACTATTGTCCGGGCGCGAAGGCGGCGATCTGATATTGCCCCTCGCGTGGCAGAAACAATTGTCAATAAGCAGCGCGACGACTGATCCGGTACACAATATTCGGGCCGGAACGGGTTGTTTGTTGATGCGTATCGCCAATTACGCGATGAGGAGCGTTCCCGGCCCTGACTTGGCAATTTATGAAGTGAGGGTGAAGGCGGGCGACAGCATGGCAAAGCTTGCCAAAGCACACGGAAGTACCGAAGAAATCATGCGCAAGCTAAACCCCACCGCTGTGGTTCTTATGCCAGGCCAATATTTGAAGTATCAGCGGGCGTCGATGAAGAAAGTCATTATTGGCTGGAAATTGATCACGACATCAAGCATCGCAACGTACTACAACGTGGGCGATTCCATGTATTCCAGGAAACTTGACTATGCCCTGGCGCTGATCAGGCAGGGAAAGGCAGCCGTATGCGCGCATTAACCGCCTTAATGCTTGGGTTGATGATCGGAAACCTGCCCGGTCCGGCGATGGCTGCCGATGAAATCATGGCGGGCGTTTTCCAAGGAACCGGCAGAGCCTGTTCCGGCGCGCTATTCCTGCGCGCCGGGACCGTCGAGTGGAATTCGACCTATTCAATCTGCAAGCCAACCCAGTACGAGATTCTCGAGAAGAACGCCTCCAATGGCCAGAGGCGTGTGGTCTTGCGCTTGAAGGAGCGGAGCCGGTTGTGCCGTTATTCCGTCGTTGAGCTGGAACAGGCAGGTCGATACAACTGGAATGTGAGCGGTTATCAGTCCCTGGAAGGATTCCGCAACCGGGAGCTGCCGGACTGGAAAAATTCTTCTTTGCCGGACCGCCAAGTATTGTCCTGTCTGATGACAGGGCCAGACTAGCAGAGGGACGACTGCG includes:
- a CDS encoding LysM domain-containing protein, which translates into the protein MKVVARRKSGLEKWQDGINRAVGDVKWNEWDCEVQRAVNEYNRHLSTTPGFRSLDWQLIKAMIWVETGAESKKWATNPMQIGNPGDPGLKALLSGREGGDLILPLAWQKQLSISSATTDPVHNIRAGTGCLLMRIANYAMRSVPGPDLAIYEVRVKAGDSMAKLAKAHGSTEEIMRKLNPTAVVLMPGQYLKYQRASMKKVIIGWKLITTSSIATYYNVGDSMYSRKLDYALALIRQGKAAVCAH
- a CDS encoding bacterioferritin, with amino-acid sequence MEQATRTPQQAKRPFDMDVQAIRAKARKDIESGAITDTYRADRETVLKLLNEALATEVVCVLRYKRHHFMARGLNAEPVAAEFAEHAAQEQEHADKLAERIVQLGGEPNLSPKGLLERSHSEYVEGNSLEEMIKENLIAERIAIDSYRQMIEYIGEQDSTTRRLLEEILAVEEEHADDLSDFLAKS
- the rimO gene encoding 30S ribosomal protein S12 methylthiotransferase RimO, whose protein sequence is MATAAQGAAPGRAPRVGFVSLGCPKALVDSERILTQLRTEGYEVTPEYNDADVVVVNTCGFIDSAKAESLEAIGEAIAENGKVIVTGCMGVEESVIRDVHPSVLSVTGPQQYEEVVRAVHSAAPPNKDHNPYVDLVPPQGVKLTPRHYAYLKISEGCNHRCSFCIIPSMRGDLVSRPVGDVLNEAERLVKAGVKELLVISQDTSAYGVDMKYRSGFWNGRPVKTRMTELCVALSEMGVWTRLHYVYPYPHVDEVIPLMAEGKILPYLDIPFQHASPRILKAMKRPAFEDKTLARIKRWREICPDLTIRSTFIVGFPGETEEDFQYLLDWMQEAQLDRVGCFQYSPVEGAPANLLDDPVPDDVKQDRWERFMALQQTISTQRLARKVGREIDVLIDEVDEDGAVGRSAGDAPEIDGCVYVSSDQPLKAGDMVRVRVTDSDEYDLWADAI
- a CDS encoding DNA-binding transcriptional regulator — protein: MNKAVQPARSVRWQASHISEARNRVGLPQADFAALLGVSVRTLQDWEQGRRNPSGAAQTLLRVAMLYPETLRDLTSQDATA
- a CDS encoding TIGR00730 family Rossman fold protein — protein: MNLKNICVYCGSNPGTRPDYVEQARVLARELVKRDLGLVYGGSVVGIMGVVANEVLAAGGRVIGVIPELLLKKEQAHLGLTELHMVQNMHERKAMMMEKADGFVALPGGAGTLEEFFEVWTWAQLNMHQKPCGLLNIAGYYDALMQFINHSVEEAFIRPQHRDMLVVEEDPALLLDRYAIYEPPNITKWFDPVRKP